A stretch of Nitrospira sp. DNA encodes these proteins:
- a CDS encoding GNAT family N-acetyltransferase, with amino-acid sequence MPIQITTAQPSDAPAILRLVGDLLQEIMANIKTLAFAFSLAETEARTLAWMRDGSYTVLLARDSECVAGLLTLAECRALYAEGRFGIIPELYVRPDRRSQGVGQELMTAAKRMACSKGWARLEVTTPPLPQFDRTLAFYERQGFSISGGRKMKLSL; translated from the coding sequence ATGCCGATTCAAATCACAACCGCCCAGCCATCTGATGCGCCGGCCATCTTGAGGTTGGTCGGTGACTTGCTGCAGGAAATTATGGCCAACATCAAGACGCTGGCATTTGCGTTCTCGTTGGCTGAGACAGAAGCCCGGACGCTGGCCTGGATGAGGGATGGAAGTTATACCGTGCTGTTGGCGCGGGATAGCGAATGTGTCGCGGGATTGCTGACCCTCGCCGAATGTCGCGCCCTGTATGCGGAAGGGCGTTTCGGGATCATTCCGGAATTGTATGTGCGTCCGGACCGGCGGTCGCAAGGTGTGGGGCAGGAGTTGATGACGGCGGCCAAGCGCATGGCCTGCTCGAAAGGCTGGGCCAGACTGGAAGTCACCACGCCGCCCTTGCCGCAGTTTGACCGGACCCTGGCGTTTTATGAGCGGCAGGGATTCAGCATCTCCGGCGGACGGAAAATGAAACTGTCTCTGTGA